In Microbacterium sp. No. 7, the genomic window GTCAGCAGCGCGCCGCCGGCGACCGTGAGCCACAGCGGCGGCGTCTGCCCGCCGCTCGTCGGGTCGAACAGGCGCGCGATCATGTCCCAGACGTGCGGCATCGCCCGGTCGTGGGTGCGCGGAAGGATGCGCAGCCCGTCGCGCGCGTCGCCGAGCACGACGCCGTCAGCGGGGCCGAGCCACTTGTACACCTCCCACAGGGCCACCACGGCGATCACGCCCAGCGCGCCCCAGAGCCATGCCGTGCGGGCACGGGGCGTCATGACTTCGCCGTGATCGCGTCGTGCAGCGCGGGGATGACTCTCTCGCCGTAGACCCGCATCGTCTCCTCTTTGTTGTCGTGCTGCAGGTAGCCCGCGAACTGCGTCACGCCGATCGCGCGCAGCTGCTCCAGCTTGGCGATGTGGTCGTCGGCCGAGCCGAGCACGCAGAACCGGTCGACGATCTCGTCGGGCACGAAGTCGACGTGGTCGTTGTGGCTCTTGCCGTGCGAGTTGTAGTCGTATCCCGTGCGCCCCGCGATGTAGTCGGTGAGCGCCTGCGGCACGCCGCCGCCGGTGCCGTACTTGGCGACGATGTCGGCGACGTGGTTGCCGACCATGCCGCCGAACCAGCGGCATTGCTCCCGCATGTGCGCGATGTCGTCGCCGATGTACATGGGCGCCGCGACGCAGAACGCGATCGCGTCGGGGTCGCGCCCGGCGCGCTCGGCGGCCTCGCGCACGACCCGGATCATCCACGCCGCGATGTCGACGTCGGCCAGCTGCAGGATGAAGCCGTCGCCGACCTCGCCCGTGAGCTTGAGGGCGAGCGGGCCGTAGGCGGCGACCCAGACGTCGAGCTGCGACCCTCGGCTCCACGGGAACTGCAGCGTCGCGCCGTTGTGCTCGACGGGACGCGAGTTGCCGAGCTCGCGGATCACGTGGATCGCCTGCCGCAGCTCGCGCAGCGTCGTGGGCGCGCCGTTCGTGACCCGCACGGCCGAGTCGCCGCGCCCGATGCCGCAGATGGTGCGGTTGCCGTACATCTCGTTGAGCGTCGCGAACACCGACGCCGTGACCGTCCAGTCGCGCGTCGCGGGGTTCGTCACGAACGGGCCGACGACGACGCGCTTGGTCGCGTTCAGGATGGCCGAGTGGATGACGTAGGGCTCCTGCCACAGCAGGTGCGAGTCGAACGTCCACACGTGGCTGAACCCGTGCGCCTCGGCCAGCTGGGCGAGCTGCACGGTGCGCGCCGAGGGCGGGTTGGTCTGCAGGACGACGCCGAAGTCCATCGCGCTCTCCCCCTCAGACCAGGTACTGGCTCAGGCCGCGCCGGACGAACCGGCCGTCGCCCTTGCGTCCGAGATAGGCGCCGGCATCCACGATCACCTTGCCGCGCGCGATCACGGTGTCGACGTGCCCGTCGATCTCGAAGCCCTCCCACGCGGAGTGGTCCATGTTCATGTGGTGCGTCCCGTCCACCCCGATCGAGGTGTGCCCGTTCGGGTTGTAGACGACGACGTCGGCGTCGGCGCCCGGCGCGATGACGCCCTTCCGGCCGTACATCCCGAACATCCGCGCGGGGGTCGTGCTGGTCAGCTCGACCCACCGCTCGAGCGTGATCTCGCCCGTCACGACGCCCTGGTACATGAGGTCCATGCGGTGCTCGACCGAGCCGATGCCGTTCGGGATCGCGCGGAAGTCGCCGCGCCCCAGCTCCTTCTGGTCCTTCATGCAGAACGGGCAGTGGTCGGTCGACACCATCTGGATGTCGTTGGTGCGCAGCGCCTGCCACATGTGCCGCTGGTGCCCCTCCTCGCGCGAGCGCAGCGGCGTCGAGCACACCCACTTCGCGCCCTCGAACGCGCCCCACTGCTCGCTGTGCGCGGCGAGCTGCTCCTCGAGCGACAGGTACAGGTACTGCGGACAGGTCTCGCCGAACACGTTCCTGCCGTTGTCGCGCGCCCACGCGAGCTGCTCGACCGCCTGCTTCGCGCTGACGTGCACGACGTAGAGCGGGGCGCCCGTGACGTCGGCGAGCATGATCGCGCGGTGCGTCGCCTCCTCCTCGAGCTGCCACGCGCGGGCGATGCCGTGGAAGTACGGGTCGGTCTTGCGCTGCTCGTAGAGCTGCTGGGCGAGCACGTCGATCGCGGGGCCGTTCTCGGCGTGCATCATCGTGAGCAGGCCGGTCTCGGCCGACACCTGCATGGCCTTGAGGATCTGCGCGTCGTCGGAGTAGAAGACGCCCGGGTAGGCCATGAAGAGCTTGAAGCTCGAGATGCCCTCGTCGACGAGCCCGCGCATCGCGGCGAGCGCGTCGTCGTCGACCCCGCCGACGATCTGGTGGAAGCCGTAGTCGACGGCGCAGTTGCCCGCGGCCAGCTCGTGCCAGTGCGCGAGGCCGTCCTGCACGCGCTCGCCCGTGCGCTGCACGGCGAAGTCGACGATCGTCGTCGTGCCGCCCCACGCGGCCGCGCGGGTGCCGGTCTCGAACGTGTCGCTCGCCTGCGTGCCGCCGAAGGGCAGCTGCATGTGCGTGTGGGCGTCGATGCCTCCCGGCACGACGTACTTGCCCGTCGCGTCGATCACGGTGTCGACGGATGCCGTGAGATCGGTGCCCAGCAGCTGCGACCCCGGCGCGAGCACCGCGACGATCGTCTCGCCGTCGACGAGCACGTCGGCGGCGCCGCGGCCGGTCGCCGAGACGACGGTCCCGCCGGTGATGAGTGTGGTGGCCATGCGCATCTCCTTCCGGCTCAGGGCGCGACGATGTCGCCGTAGGTGTCGGGGCGGCGGTCGCGGTAGAACTGCCAGTCGTCCCGCATCCCCTGCACGAGGGTCATGTCGAGGTCGCGCACGAGGATCTCCTCGTGCTCACCCGAGCCCAGCTCGCCGACGTAGTTGCCCCGCGGGTCGACGATCTGGCTGCGGCCGTAGAAGTCCACGGCCTCGTCGCCGTACTCGTTGTCCTCGAGCCCCACGCGGTTCGGGGCGAGCACGAAGTAGCCGTTCGCGACGGCCGCGGCGGGCTGCTCGATCTCCCACAGCCGGTTCGACAGGCCGGGCTTGGTCGCGTTGGGGTTGAAGGCGAGGTGGGCGCCGTTCAGGCCCAGCGCACGCCACCCCTCGGGGAAGTGCCGGTCGTAGCAGATGACGACGCCCACCTTGCCGACGGCCGTGTCGAAGACCGGGTAGCCCAGGTTGCCCGGCCGGAAGTAGAACTTCTCCCAGAACTTCTCGACGTGCGGGATGTGGTTCTTGCGGTACATCCCCGCGATCGTGCCGTCGGCGTCCACGACGACGGCCGTGTTGTAGTAGACGCCCGTCTGCGCCTCCTCGTAGATCGGCAGGATCATGACCAGGTGCAGCTCCTTCGCGAGCGCCGCGAAGCGCTGCACGATGGGACCGTCGGCCGGCTCGGCGTAGCGGTAGTACTTCTTGTCCTGCGTGATGCCGAAGTACGGCCCGTAGAACAGCTCCTGGAAGCAGATGACCTGCGCGCCCTGCGCCGCCGCCTCCCGTGCGAACCCCTCGTGCTTGTCGAGCATCGACTCCTTGTCGCCCGTCCACGTCGTCTGCGTGATCGCCGCTCTGACCGTCGTCATCGTTCCTCCCGGAATGTCTCGCCGCTCTCCATCACCCGGGCCGCCGGCCACGCTGCCGCACGTTCCGCCCGTTTTCGTTACTGTGATGGTTGAACATTACTGCGCCGTTTCCGAGTGTGTCGATACCGTAAATCCTCGGCATCCGCGCCGGGACGGCCGCCCGAGAACGGAGGGATGCCGCATGCTCCGCCCCGAGTCTCTTCGGGCGCGCTCGCCGCACGGCATCGCGTCGGAGATCGCGCGGCTCGCCGCCGACGGGACCCTCGCGCCCGGCGAGCGGCTGCCGACGGTGCGCGCGATCGCGGCGGCGCTCGGCGTCTCGGCGGGGACCGTCTCCGCCGCGTGGCGCGCGCTCGCCGACGCGGGCGTCATCGTCTCGCGCGGCCGGGCCGGAAG contains:
- a CDS encoding TIGR03842 family LLM class F420-dependent oxidoreductase; amino-acid sequence: MDFGVVLQTNPPSARTVQLAQLAEAHGFSHVWTFDSHLLWQEPYVIHSAILNATKRVVVGPFVTNPATRDWTVTASVFATLNEMYGNRTICGIGRGDSAVRVTNGAPTTLRELRQAIHVIRELGNSRPVEHNGATLQFPWSRGSQLDVWVAAYGPLALKLTGEVGDGFILQLADVDIAAWMIRVVREAAERAGRDPDAIAFCVAAPMYIGDDIAHMREQCRWFGGMVGNHVADIVAKYGTGGGVPQALTDYIAGRTGYDYNSHGKSHNDHVDFVPDEIVDRFCVLGSADDHIAKLEQLRAIGVTQFAGYLQHDNKEETMRVYGERVIPALHDAITAKS
- the hydA gene encoding dihydropyrimidinase, with protein sequence MATTLITGGTVVSATGRGAADVLVDGETIVAVLAPGSQLLGTDLTASVDTVIDATGKYVVPGGIDAHTHMQLPFGGTQASDTFETGTRAAAWGGTTTIVDFAVQRTGERVQDGLAHWHELAAGNCAVDYGFHQIVGGVDDDALAAMRGLVDEGISSFKLFMAYPGVFYSDDAQILKAMQVSAETGLLTMMHAENGPAIDVLAQQLYEQRKTDPYFHGIARAWQLEEEATHRAIMLADVTGAPLYVVHVSAKQAVEQLAWARDNGRNVFGETCPQYLYLSLEEQLAAHSEQWGAFEGAKWVCSTPLRSREEGHQRHMWQALRTNDIQMVSTDHCPFCMKDQKELGRGDFRAIPNGIGSVEHRMDLMYQGVVTGEITLERWVELTSTTPARMFGMYGRKGVIAPGADADVVVYNPNGHTSIGVDGTHHMNMDHSAWEGFEIDGHVDTVIARGKVIVDAGAYLGRKGDGRFVRRGLSQYLV
- a CDS encoding nitrilase-related carbon-nitrogen hydrolase — encoded protein: MTTVRAAITQTTWTGDKESMLDKHEGFAREAAAQGAQVICFQELFYGPYFGITQDKKYYRYAEPADGPIVQRFAALAKELHLVMILPIYEEAQTGVYYNTAVVVDADGTIAGMYRKNHIPHVEKFWEKFYFRPGNLGYPVFDTAVGKVGVVICYDRHFPEGWRALGLNGAHLAFNPNATKPGLSNRLWEIEQPAAAVANGYFVLAPNRVGLEDNEYGDEAVDFYGRSQIVDPRGNYVGELGSGEHEEILVRDLDMTLVQGMRDDWQFYRDRRPDTYGDIVAP